GGATTACTCATTAAAATGGATAATTTCGTATGAAGAGACTAATTACCTATTTAGCATGTCTTTGTGAAAATTAGTCATATATGGCTCAAAATACTTCTTCAAACAAAAGATTCTTTTGAAGTAAACTCTTTAGCCTTGTTTAATGTAAATTATGCACACACTGTCGAAAAAGATTGATCTGCCCAAAATTTGAACTcctttttttggaaactttaacCAGCTCCTTTTGCGATCATATAATATTGCATTGTAATGAAGTTGGTATTGATGAGTGCATAAAATATAACAATTCCATGTTAAATCAATGTAAAGCTATATTCATCCTTTGAAAAACAATGCTGCATTTTTAATTGAGATAACTAATTGCAGTTGCTAAAGCTAATTATTCAAGTTCAAGCAAACAATTCCAAATTAATAAGAGGATACATCGAGTACTTCACAATATTACTCGTTCATGATCTAGTATAAGTTTTGTGCAACATAGCATCCAAATAAACGTTAAACaatattttgtgattggaaaaaaaaaacaataagtAGATTGAGAAAAAAGATTGTACTCACTCAACTTTCTTCATTATCAATAATGGAGACATTTTCCGTTTCCTTTATAAGCTTATTTTTCATAGTAATTTAACTCTTCTACTTTTTTTAGCACTCGAAAATCAAAATAATTATCTTATAAATATTTTAACATCTAATATTAATTAAAATTAGCATTATTGCACTTGCAAAATTCTACTTAGCAGTTCTAGAAGGCTGATGACCTAGATAACAAATGTAATAGAGCATGTCCTACTTGACTTAATCAGAGAGAATTAGTCaaccaagaagaagaaaagggtaACTCAGTAAATCCACGCAAAAGCCAATACcggttattattacttttttttcccccttttttgaGAGGAATAGCATCCGAATGATAGCTtgccattttcaaaatttgaagtTTTCCGTTGGACAAAATGGGAATGCAAAAAAATTAGgcctttctttactttttctcacTTCAACAAAGAGAGGAGTGGGAGAGAGAAAACGAAAGGAGACGGGGCAGGAGGAAAGTCCCCAGGAAATGGATTTGACTTTTATCTATCTCCGACTCCGTCTTCCTCTATTCACACGCTAAATTCCTCTTCTCggcttcttcttccttcttttaaTCCTTAAATCACCTCGTCGGCCTCCCATATTTTTAAGCGTTTATGTTCCACAACTTCCACTGAATTCTCCATATCCTTGAACTTTAGACAAACAGTACctctacaattttttttattgtattttcttGGGCATCAGAATTTTTCTTCGAAATTCAATAGCTGATTGAGGTTTTGTCATCCCTTTTCATCAAAAAAGTTAGAATTCATTTGGGTTTTGGGAGATCTTTGAAATCCCAGGTGGGTTCTGGACCTCTCCTATTATTGAAGTTTGCGAATCcacttttttgttttattatgttCTCTGCATTTTTATTGGAAAGATGAAATTTTGATTGGTTTTGACCATCACTTTGGTGTAATTCTGAGACCCTTTTGGCTAAAATGTCCAAAAAGGTTGGAGATTGAAGGTTTGATTCACAAAACTTTGAAGCTTTATTCTCTTTTGTTTGTCTGTCTTGTCACAGAAAAAGCTGAAAATAGGTTTGGGCTACTGTATTAGTCGAGCCTGGTGACCCTTTTGgctgaagaggaagaaaattgtGAGCTTGTTGAAGGTTTGATCTATGGGGAATTGTTGTGCAGTACCGCAAACATCTGAAGATGGACAAgtgaagaaaaaggggaaaaataagCCAAATCCTTTTGCTGAGTATGGTGGGAACTATGCAGCTGTTGGTAATGGTGGACACAAGTCCTATGTATTGGATGATCCAACAGGGCACGAAATTGAGCAGAGGTATGAACTGGGGAAAGAGCTCGGCCGGGGCGAATTTGGGATTACTTATTTGGCTACTGACAAATCAACTGGAGAAGTTTTTGCCTGTAAATCCATATCAAAGAAGAAGCTCAGGACAAGAGTAGATATTGAGGATGTCAGAAGAGAAGTTGAGATCATGAAGCATTTGCCTAGACATCCCAATATTGTGAGCTTGAAGGATACTTACGAGGATGATAACGCAGTCCACCTGGTTATGGAGTTGTGTGAAGGTGGTGAATTGTTTGATCGGATTGTTGCCAGGGGGCACTATACTGAGAGGGCTGCTGCAACTGTAACTCGCACTATTGTTGAAGTTATTCAGGTGAAAATCTATACTTTTCCtacttgatttttttctttatgCTTTGATATGCACATGTGTCTGATCAATACTTTCCATTTACAACTGCTGGATTACTTTTTAGATCGTGATATGCATGTGTGTTTGATCAGTGTAGTTTGATTGAGACTCAAACCACGAACAGTATCTAAAACAATTCCTATGAACTGGTGAGACATTTTATAAATTGTGGGTACACGGGGAGCCATGGATTGTGAGGAAGGAATGGGAGTTGCTAATTTGCTTTCGTCAGAAACTACATTAATCAGTAATTTTGGGCAGTActgtaatttttattttctttttatggaTATTGTTCAATGAGATTCCCGATTGGTCTTTAAAGACATCTTCTTGGCTGTTCAACATTTCAATTCTCAGAGATCAGGAGTCGGTAATGTTTGAAAAGGTTTTCCGAGCCTTGTAAATTGATTTAGTTGTGATTAACTCTGTGACCTTGCAGAtgtccatttcttttatttaattgcaaaatacttttctttttccatgtcaGCACCTAAGGAAGTCAGTATCATGTAACATCATCCAACCTGGTGGTTGAGAACTTGTTTTCGGCCATTTGTCTCTTTTGCTCCATGTTCTTTTAAGCCTGTGGATAAAGCACTTTCCAAGATATTATATATTTGAGTATTAGTTGGATTAGCTTTTAGAgcgcttttttttaaaaaaaaaaaaaattaatcctgCATGCTGTATTGCTTCACTTTGGAAGTCCTAAAAGAGTTTAAAGCTTGCTCTACATGTGTCACAAGTCTTCTATTTTGTTGCAGGTGTGCCATAAACATGGAGTCATGCATCGTGATCTTAAGCCTGAAAATTTCTTGTTTGggaataagaaagaaaatgcgCCATTGAAGGCTATTGATTTCGGGCTTTCTGTGATCTTTAAGCCTGGTAATCTTTTTCAGTTTTCAGCAGTTTGGTAATTCCAACTTAACTTTTTTGTTGCCTAGGAATGGCAACTATTGGTCCATGGACTAAAGTTGCATTCTGTATGGGATGGTTTTGCAGGTGAGACGTTTAATGAGATTGTAGGAAGTCCTTATTACATGGCTCCTGAGGTGCTGAAAAGAAATTACGGACCAGAAGTGGATGTCTGGAGTGCTGGTGTAATTCTCTACATCTTACTCTGTGGTGTCCCACCTTTTTGGGCAGGTCAGACTCCTTGAACAGTTTTATCACAATCAAAAAGGGGTGGCAAATGATTAGTTCTTGCTGCCATTGTCTTTATTGTTGTTCCAATCATTGCTTCATGAGTTGAAGTGCTTGTTTAACTGTTTTTATGGGTGCCACTTAAGTAGAAGCAAAATATTGCGTTAGGGTAAAAATAAAACCTGTCCTAAGTGGAATGACAAAATTGCGGAAGCACTGAGATATATAGTAGGGTAAGCAACATTTACTTTTGGAGGGGTACGATGTTCTTCCTTTAACAATGGGGAAAGATAATGTCTTTTTTTCTGGTGGATGTGTGGGAGGTGGGACCTGGGGACTGGGGATGTACATTGGGAAATTATGGCAAAAAGTACCTCGCAAAAAAAGGAAGCTGTTCTGGAAGCTCATTGTTTTCTATCTATTTCCAATAATTTTTTCTCCTGCTTCCATCTATTTGGCATTGGTGCACAATGCTGGTAATTTTTGATGCTTCGTTTGTATGGTCAACTAATAATGGACTTATAATTGTTATTTTAGTGGAGCATTAAAGCGCATTGACATCAAAAGAAACTTTGTTTTTTTGTTCACAGGTCTATGCATATCTTTATAGTCTAGAATATGAATCTTTTGAAAGGACTTTCTATGGAACTCATCTAATTTCCTTTGacatttttgagtactttgcTGCCTATCAGAAACTGAACAAGGAGTTGCACAAGCAATCATTAGATCTGTCGTGGATTTTAAAAGGGACCCATGGCCGAAGGTATCTGATAGTGCAAAAGACCTTGTCAAGAAAATGCTCAATCCTGACCCGAAGCAGCGGCTGTCTGCTCAGGAAGTGCTTGGTAATGCTTGTGCTTTGAAATTCAGTGTGATGTTTAAATTTTCTTTGGTTCCAAAATTCTGAAGTTTGGAGTCTTATAGGACAACATTTGCTTTCTGATTGCAGATCATCCTTGGGTACAAAATGCAAAGAAGGCTCCTAATGTTTCTCTTGGTGAAACTGTCAGAGCAAGGCTCAAGCAATTTTCTGTAATGAACAAATTGAAGAAAAGAGCTTTAAGGGTAATGCCTTAGGAATTTACGAGGATAAACTATTTCAATTAGCACTTATTGCTTCCCTAGTTCTGGAGCCAGCTTATTCTATTTTCTAGTAAAGGAAGTACTTGGCTATTATTTCCTTTGTATCTTGTTGTTGAGCTGCTTTTAAAATTCAGGTGATTGCGGAGCATTTGTCTGCAGAGGAAGTTGCTGGAATAAAGGAGGGATTCCAGGTAATGGACACAGGTAACAAAGGGAAGATTGATATTAACGAGTTGAGAGCTGGATTGGTCAAGCTTGGACATCAGATGCCTGAAGCAGATCTTCAAATTCTTATGGAAGCTGTAAGTGCTAACtcaagaatttaaaatttatcgtTCAGCGTTTAACCAAATCTATAAAGTTCACACAGTTCATCATGGGATGCTTCATTTTGTTTCAGGAAAACTGCTTGTTGTTTTTCTGAATTTGCATTTAGATGGAAAATTCCTATTGGAGTTACCTAGTTGCTAGTGGCATTCTTTGTACATCGTGTTTTTGCTTCTAGTAATTTAGCTTAATAGTACTTGTATGCTATATAAATAACGTAGATTATCATTTTCTTGCATGCATAGTTTTTTGCTGGAAAGTCAtgagaaaaactgttttgcagGGTGATGTAGATAAAGATGGATATCTCGACTATGGGGAGTTTGTAGCGATCTCTGTCCACCTAAAAAAGATGGGCAATGATGATGACCACCTGAAAAAAGCCTTTGATTTCTTTGATAGAGATCAAAGTGGTTATATAGAAATAGATGAGCTAAGAGCTGCCTTAGCTGATGCTGATGAAGTTGATGCCAATAGTGAAGAAGTAATTAAAGCCATTATTCAGGATGTAGACACTGACAAGGCAAGTTATTTCACTAGAAATTTTTTGTGCTTTTAGAAAgctccttttctctttcagAGTTGCCTTGATTCTTATTACGGTATTTATCAGTTACATAGTTTTCCTTTTATGATGAAGAAGTCTTTGcttttttctcccctttttatttctttgtagTTATATTTTGGGGGTTGGGAGGCTGGGGCAGTGTGGTTGTTGATCCTATCCCATTGGACAGAATACATATGAGATTGTGAGAAAGTGCACATAGCTTTTTGAATCTGAATTTGTGCGTCATTTGTATCTTTACTTAAACATTGCTTGCCcttgaattttcttcttttgaggATCATTTTTGCTGTCTTTAGAGAGTGATCTATAGCTGGCTTGCGTCATTGTTAATATTGCTGTCTTGCCTTTGTTTTCCAAGGAGAATCCAAGCAACTTGTTTCATACAGGGTTGAAGATGTACTTTGAATTCAAAGCTTGTATTGGCTAAGCTTTTGCTAGAGTAGCATTACATGGAGATTAATTGttgttttcatgttttgttTCAGGACGGACGGATAAGTTACGAGGAGTTCACAACAATGATGACGGCAGGCACAGATTGGAGAAAGGCATCAAGACAATATTCAAGAGAACGATACAACAACCTCAGCTTGAAATTGATGAAGGATGGCTCAATAGAAGTGACAATGTGAGGGTAGATAACTCAAAAGAGGACAACAATTTCTAGCCCACTCATTGAAGACTTGGAAAAAGAGCATCTTATGAGTTTGAATATAAATCTTTTACCCTTTttgatgtgttttttttttgtttcttttcccaCGCCTTTTTACCGTCTGTGATATGGTTCGAGGGGGATAACAAGGTGTCAGGTCCAATAATGGTCTTGGGTTTTCGTTACATAttgtaatttgttattttttttctgtGTGAAGAGTTGGAAATGTGGTCAAGGATGAAGGATTTGTTGCTTCTTGTTGTAAATAGTTTTGTTATACACTTCCAATCAATCAgtcttttaaaagtttttgATCCTGGAATGTTGTAATTGGTTTatcatttcaattttcaaaagaaTGGATTCGTAAAGTTCCCCTATTGCATGTGGATATTTTCAATTGCCAGTGTCTTCGCATGGATACTATGCATGTTGCTGAAAACTTTGCAGATAGCTTTGTGCTCCTGAATGCCCTGCTTTTGGTCTG
The Coffea arabica cultivar ET-39 chromosome 6c, Coffea Arabica ET-39 HiFi, whole genome shotgun sequence genome window above contains:
- the LOC113692364 gene encoding calcium-dependent protein kinase 8, with the protein product MGNCCAVPQTSEDGQVKKKGKNKPNPFAEYGGNYAAVGNGGHKSYVLDDPTGHEIEQRYELGKELGRGEFGITYLATDKSTGEVFACKSISKKKLRTRVDIEDVRREVEIMKHLPRHPNIVSLKDTYEDDNAVHLVMELCEGGELFDRIVARGHYTERAAATVTRTIVEVIQVCHKHGVMHRDLKPENFLFGNKKENAPLKAIDFGLSVIFKPGETFNEIVGSPYYMAPEVLKRNYGPEVDVWSAGVILYILLCGVPPFWAETEQGVAQAIIRSVVDFKRDPWPKVSDSAKDLVKKMLNPDPKQRLSAQEVLDHPWVQNAKKAPNVSLGETVRARLKQFSVMNKLKKRALRVIAEHLSAEEVAGIKEGFQVMDTGNKGKIDINELRAGLVKLGHQMPEADLQILMEAGDVDKDGYLDYGEFVAISVHLKKMGNDDDHLKKAFDFFDRDQSGYIEIDELRAALADADEVDANSEEVIKAIIQDVDTDKDGRISYEEFTTMMTAGTDWRKASRQYSRERYNNLSLKLMKDGSIEVTM